DNA sequence from the Methanofollis formosanus genome:
GCGGTAGAGTGCCATGTTGAGGACGAAAAGCACTCCCCACGAGATGATCCCCGCGTAGGTCCACGGGATGCCCTGCCAGCGGGCGTACTGCGGGTACCAGAACTCGATCATGAGGAGGAGAAGGAGCAGCAGGGCCGACCAGAGGAGGACCACGACGAGGCGGAAGTCGTCGCCGAAGAGTGAGAAGAGATAGTAGGCAGGGAGGGAGACGACCGGCAGGGCGAGGGTGTAGCAGAGGCAGTCGTGATGCGACTGTGCGTACCCTCCTCCGCCATAGGGTTCGTAACCGAAGAGGGGGTCTTTGCCCTCGACCAGGTGGTTGAGTTGACTGGCCGAGATCCATTCGTCCGTCAGATACAGGGCGGGATAGCCCACACTGCAGGCGAGCAGTACGCAGACGACAAAGATGGTGCAGCAGTCCCGAAAAAAAAGGTTCATTTCAGGATCAGACAAAGGTGTCCAGGATGACCTGCTCGTACCCGTCCTTGAAATGACCTGTCACGACGACGTGATTCTTACCGTCACCGCCAGCGCCAGTAAATGTCCATGCTTTGCCTACAGGGACACGGCATCCACTCACTTCAGACTCCGCGGGTGCGCTAGTACCAGTTGAACCCGTATCGCCGACAGTATAACAGAGGGCTTTGTCCTCAACATTCATTATCAGATAACTTAATTCGCCGTTGTCCGCCCCGCCCTTATAGGTGATAATAATATCATCATTCTGCTGAATGGCGGTGGCGGCGACGATCTTGGTGGTCGAGACATTGCCGGCCATGCCGAAGACGAACGCGGCGATGACCGCCGCGAGGATCACCGTGATGGCGACCATCAGGATGACGCCGATCACCGGAGATACCGCTTCTTCATTTTTTACGAACTCTTTCATCGGTTTTTCACCTTCCTTCCTCCGGGGAGTCAGGATAGCATATGCTTCATCGAGGAAATATAATAATATTTTTAATTTATCACGAGATTCTAAACACATGATAATTTATATCTTGTGTTTTGAGTTCTGCAATTTCACCACCCACCGGGCAGATCTTCTGCCCCGAGGAGGGGCACAGACAGAGAAAAAAGATCAGTACAGCCTCATCGGCAGCCCGCAATTCCCGGACAGATCGCGCCCATTCCTCCCTCGTTTTCAGCCCTAGGTCTGCGCGGTGACGACAGGCATCGGAGCAAAGAGCGAAGGTATCGTCGGGGTGTGCTGTTATGAGAAAAAATAGGAGAGACGTTCAGACGAAAGTGTCAAGAACGACCTGTTCGCTGCCGTCTGTGAAGTGGCCGGTTACGACAACATGGTTCTTGCCGCTCCAGTCACCATCACTACTCTCCCTCATCAGCACCATAGAACTGCCAACCAAGGGCCCAGTAGCACCTGAACTGCTTGCGCTAAGAGTGCCCTTTTTACTGGTAGTATAATAGATCGTACCGTTTGGTGCGGTTACACTGAGCCATTCTATCAACTGGTGATCAGCACCGCCTTTGTAGGTTATGATAATTTCATCACTGCCCTGTTGAGTGGCGGTGACGGCGACAATCTTGGGAGTCGAGATATTGCCGGCCATACCAAGGACAAAGGCGGCGATCACGGCCGCGAGGATCACCGTGATGGCGACCATCAGGATGACGCCTATAACCGGAGAGATTGCTTCTTCATTCTGGACGAGATGATTCATCGGTTTTTCACCTTCCTTCCTCCGGGGAGTCAGGATAGAATATGCTCGCCCAAAGCAGTATAAATATATTATTAATTTAATTTTGAACTTTTGATTGGCAATAATTTATATCTTATGTTTTGAGTTCTGCAATTCCGCCGTCCTCAAGGCAGATCCTCCGCCCTGACGAGGAGGACGGACAAGGGAGAGAAAGAAAAGAGAGGAGTTTCAGCACCATTATTCAAGGATATCAGGATGTATAGCGGCCCCTGCGCCTTCTTCCCCGCCCCCTAACCTGCGCGGGCGATGGCAGGCATCGGGACCGAAAGGAGAGAGGTCGCCGGGGTACGCCGTTATGAGAAAAAAGGGTAAAGATGGTCAGACAGAGGTGTCCAGAACGACCTGCGACGAACCGTCGTTGTACGTCGCGATGACCATGACCCGGTGCTTCTTCCCGGGATCTGCGGATGTCGTCGCATTGACGGCCACCGACCCGATCGTATGGTCGAGCAGGTCGGCCTGTTCAGCCCCATCGATCGTCCAGTTCAGGTGATCGACCGCGGCCGACCCATCGCCGCCGAGATATGTGACCTGAATCGCCCCGTCATCCGTCCTGACAGCCTTTGCCCCGACAAGCCCATTTTCAGGGATATCCCCGAGGGTGCCGAGCGAGAAGGAAGCGACAAAAGCGGCGAGGGTCACGGTGACGGCGACCATGAGGACGGTGGCGACGGTCGGGGAGACCGCGTCGTCATCTCCAGACCGAATCATAGGTCTCCACCCTCATAAAGAAAAAGGGGAAGAGGTTCAGACAAAGGTGTCCAGGACGACCTGGTCGGAGCCATCCGCGAAGTGGGCGGCAACGACGACGTGGTCCTTCGCTGCAGATCCCTTGTTGTCAAACTTCTGACTGTAACCAACAGGAATGCTCCCAACAACAGGAGAGCTAATCTGATCCACTGAGGTCACATTCATAACTCCCGTGGAGTTCGCATAGTAGTAAAACGAATTGGTACCGTCAGGAGAAATCCTCAGATACTCGACATTGTTGGAGTCTGCCCCACCCTGGTAGGTGACGATAATGGCGGAACCCTGCTGGGTGGCGGTGGCGGCGACATTCTTGGTGGACGACATGTTGCCGGCCATACCAAACACGAACGCAGCGATGACCGCCGCGAGGATCACCGTGATGGCGACCATGAGGATGACGCCGATAACCGGCGACACAGCCTCGTCATTCTTTTCAAACTTCTCGAACAGTTTCATCGGTTTCACCTCCAGACCTCAGGTGAGGCTGGATAGTATATGCTCTCAAGCGAGCAGATATAAACCTGCCGATTTTAATCAGAGATAATTTCACAATTATAATTCGATTTTGAGGATTTATCTCCAGTAAATGCCATACCGGCCAGAAAAGTCGGGGGATCGCAGGGACGGAGAGCGGAGGGGCAACGAGGAGGTGGAGACCCGGGACCGTGCCGAAATTCACGACATATACCCAGAGATATTCCCGATCCGGGACATTGAGGAGCGTATCGTCCTCTCCGGCGGAGCGGGTGCGGGCGAGCAGATGACCCCGCCATAGCATGAATCAATATTATAAGTTTTTCCATCAGATCTTGGCCTTCGAACCATGCAGAATTTGATTGCAACCCTAAAAAAAAGAGAGATTGAACATCGTCATGACAGAAACAGAACGATCAATTCCCACCCCTGCCGCACCGCCACAGCGGGTTCACCGACCGCCTCCCCTGCAGGTCGGGGACGGCATGGGCGATGGCACCTTCGATGAAGGACTTCGCCCTGACAAAGGCATCTCTTGGGGACATACCGAGAGCGAGGCCGGCGGCAAGGGCCGCGGAGAAGCAGCACCCGGTGCCGTGGACCGCATACGGATGGCGCAGACCGGAGAGGAGCACCTCCCCGTCGGCGTCCATGAAGAGATCGGCCGGCGCGCCCTCCAGGTGACCCCCCTTCACCACCACGGCGGCCGCCCCCATCGCGAGGACCGCCGCCCCGGCCGCCCGCATCCCGTCCATGCTCCTCACCGGGAAACCCGCGAGCACCCCGGCCTCGGGAAGGTTCGGGGTCACCACCGCCGCCCGCGAGAGCAGGTCGTCGACCAGGACGTCGAGGGCGTCCCGGGCCAGGAGACGGGTGCCCGAGGTCGCCACCATCACCGGGTCGACGACCAGGGGCACGCCGCCGGGCAGGGCGGCGGCGACCGCCCTGATCACCGA
Encoded proteins:
- a CDS encoding type IV pilin → MKEFVKNEEAVSPVIGVILMVAITVILAAVIAAFVFGMAGNVSTTKIVAATAIQQNDDIIITYKGGADNGELSYLIMNVEDKALCYTVGDTGSTGTSAPAESEVSGCRVPVGKAWTFTGAGGDGKNHVVVTGHFKDGYEQVILDTFV
- a CDS encoding type IV pilin, coding for MNHLVQNEEAISPVIGVILMVAITVILAAVIAAFVLGMAGNISTPKIVAVTATQQGSDEIIITYKGGADHQLIEWLSVTAPNGTIYYTTSKKGTLSASSSGATGPLVGSSMVLMRESSDGDWSGKNHVVVTGHFTDGSEQVVLDTFV
- a CDS encoding type IV pilin, producing MIRSGDDDAVSPTVATVLMVAVTVTLAAFVASFSLGTLGDIPENGLVGAKAVRTDDGAIQVTYLGGDGSAAVDHLNWTIDGAEQADLLDHTIGSVAVNATTSADPGKKHRVMVIATYNDGSSQVVLDTSV
- a CDS encoding type IV pilin — protein: MKLFEKFEKNDEAVSPVIGVILMVAITVILAAVIAAFVFGMAGNMSSTKNVAATATQQGSAIIVTYQGGADSNNVEYLRISPDGTNSFYYYANSTGVMNVTSVDQISSPVVGSIPVGYSQKFDNKGSAAKDHVVVAAHFADGSDQVVLDTFV
- the thiD gene encoding bifunctional hydroxymethylpyrimidine kinase/phosphomethylpyrimidine kinase, with translation MIRYSSSPCAMTIAGSDSGGGAGIQADLATFAAYGVWGTAAVTAVTAQNPGGVRGSWALPPETVAAQIAAVSEAYQVGAFKTGMLADASVIRAVAAALPGGVPLVVDPVMVATSGTRLLARDALDVLVDDLLSRAAVVTPNLPEAGVLAGFPVRSMDGMRAAGAAVLAMGAAAVVVKGGHLEGAPADLFMDADGEVLLSGLRHPYAVHGTGCCFSAALAAGLALGMSPRDAFVRAKSFIEGAIAHAVPDLQGRRSVNPLWRCGRGGN